The Kitasatospora setae KM-6054 genome contains a region encoding:
- the fabG gene encoding 3-oxoacyl-[acyl-carrier-protein] reductase: MSRSVLVTGGNRGIGLAIAQSFAEAGDKVAITSRNGEVPEELAKYGVLAVRADITDTEQVDAAFTEIEAAHGPVEVLVANAGITKDTLLLRMSEDEFTSVLDTNLTGTFRVVKRAAAKMLRARKGRVVLISSVVGLSGSAGQVNYAASKAGLVGFARSLARELGSRGITVNVVAPGFVDTDMTAVLSEERRKEIVSGVPLNRYAAPAEIASAVRFLASDEAAYITGAVIPVDGGLGMGH, encoded by the coding sequence TTGAGCCGCTCGGTACTGGTCACCGGAGGTAACCGGGGCATCGGTCTGGCGATCGCCCAGAGCTTCGCCGAGGCGGGCGACAAGGTCGCCATCACCAGCCGCAACGGCGAGGTCCCGGAGGAACTCGCCAAGTACGGCGTCCTCGCCGTCCGCGCCGACATCACCGACACGGAGCAGGTCGACGCCGCCTTCACCGAGATCGAGGCCGCCCACGGCCCGGTCGAGGTGCTGGTCGCCAACGCCGGCATCACCAAGGACACCCTGCTGCTGCGCATGTCCGAGGACGAGTTCACCTCCGTCCTGGACACCAACCTCACCGGCACCTTCCGGGTCGTGAAGCGCGCCGCCGCGAAGATGCTCCGCGCCCGCAAGGGCCGGGTCGTGCTGATCTCCTCCGTGGTCGGCCTCAGCGGTTCCGCCGGGCAGGTCAACTACGCCGCCTCCAAGGCCGGCCTGGTCGGCTTCGCCCGCTCGCTCGCCCGCGAACTCGGCTCGCGCGGCATCACCGTCAACGTGGTGGCGCCCGGCTTCGTGGACACCGACATGACCGCCGTGCTCAGCGAGGAGCGCCGCAAGGAGATCGTCTCCGGCGTCCCGCTGAACCGCTACGCCGCCCCCGCCGAGATCGCCTCGGCCGTGCGGTTCCTGGCCTCCGACGAGGCCGCGTACATCACCGGAGCCGTCATTCCCGTGGACGGCGGATTGGGCATGGGCCACTGA
- the fabI gene encoding enoyl-ACP reductase FabI: MTGILEGKRILITGVLMESSIAFHTARLAQEQGAEIILTAFPRPSLTERIAKKLPNPVQVLELDVSSAEQLDGIADKVREHLPTLDGIVHSIGFAPQDALGGNFLDTPWESVATAMHVSAYSFKSLTTALLPLMQDGGSVVGLTFDAQFAWPQYDWMGPAKAALESTNRYLARYLGARDIRCNLVSAGPIGSMAAKSIPGFPDLAATWDTRSPLKWDLTDPEPAGRGVVALLSDWFPKTTGEIVHVDGGLHAIGA, translated from the coding sequence ATGACTGGAATTCTCGAAGGCAAGCGGATCCTGATCACCGGTGTGCTGATGGAGTCCTCCATCGCGTTCCACACCGCCAGGCTGGCCCAGGAGCAGGGCGCGGAGATCATCCTCACCGCCTTCCCGCGCCCCAGCCTCACCGAGCGCATCGCCAAGAAGCTCCCCAACCCCGTCCAGGTGCTGGAGCTCGACGTCTCCAGTGCGGAGCAGCTGGACGGCATCGCCGACAAGGTCCGCGAGCACCTGCCCACCCTCGACGGCATCGTCCACTCCATCGGCTTCGCGCCGCAGGACGCCCTCGGCGGCAACTTCCTCGACACCCCGTGGGAGTCCGTCGCCACCGCGATGCACGTCTCCGCGTACTCGTTCAAGTCGCTCACCACCGCGCTGCTCCCGCTCATGCAGGACGGCGGCTCGGTGGTCGGCCTGACCTTCGACGCGCAGTTCGCCTGGCCGCAGTACGACTGGATGGGCCCGGCGAAGGCCGCCCTGGAGTCGACCAACCGGTACCTGGCCCGCTACCTCGGCGCCCGCGACATCCGCTGCAACCTGGTCTCGGCCGGCCCGATCGGCTCGATGGCCGCGAAGTCGATCCCCGGCTTCCCCGACCTGGCCGCCACCTGGGACACCCGCTCCCCGCTCAAGTGGGACCTCACCGACCCGGAGCCGGCCGGCCGCGGCGTCGTCGCGCTGCTCAGCGACTGGTTCCCGAAGACCACCGGCGAGATCGTCCACGTGGACGGCGGGCTGCACGCGATCGGCGCGTAG
- a CDS encoding CynX/NimT family MFS transporter, whose product MPTAAEPSATETGSRPPTAETPAGAPVDAPAGVRARAEAPARNAAAVLLAVAVAAAAVNLRPVVTSLGALLDPVRDGLGMSATMAGLLAAVPPLCFAVLGICAPALARRLGPIAVVTAALAAITAGVLARSFTGSAVVFLLLTALALAGVALANVLIPVVIKRYFPDRVAPMIGLYSMALSVGTSLAAATTVPLTNALGGDWRLGLGVWGLLALAALALWLVVLFARRERGAASSPAAGPHVKLPILRSRTAWALAFFFGLQSTSAYSAMGWLPKIYHDAGVSESASGVLLALVMAVSVPVSFLLPNLAARRGDQRLYVVVLGLCGIAGFLGLMLAAGTVPWLWAVLVGLSMCAFPLALTMLGLRARTPGGVTQLSAFAQSLGYLISIPGPILMGALYQSTGQWYLPLGLLALLLVPQMLVGLRAARARHIEDEAVG is encoded by the coding sequence ATGCCTACCGCAGCAGAGCCCTCCGCGACCGAGACCGGAAGCCGCCCACCCACCGCCGAAACGCCCGCCGGGGCCCCCGTCGACGCCCCCGCCGGCGTCCGCGCCCGCGCCGAGGCGCCCGCCCGCAACGCCGCCGCCGTCCTGCTCGCCGTCGCCGTGGCCGCCGCCGCGGTGAACCTGCGTCCGGTGGTCACCAGCCTGGGCGCGCTGCTCGACCCGGTCCGGGACGGCCTGGGGATGAGCGCCACGATGGCCGGCCTGCTGGCCGCCGTGCCGCCGCTGTGCTTCGCGGTGCTGGGGATCTGCGCCCCGGCGCTGGCCCGCCGGCTGGGGCCGATCGCGGTGGTGACGGCCGCGCTGGCGGCGATCACCGCGGGCGTGCTGGCCCGCTCGTTCACCGGCTCGGCCGTCGTCTTCCTGCTGCTGACGGCGCTGGCGCTGGCGGGCGTCGCGCTGGCGAACGTGCTGATCCCGGTCGTGATCAAGCGGTACTTCCCGGACCGGGTGGCGCCGATGATCGGCCTGTACTCGATGGCGCTCTCGGTCGGCACCTCGCTGGCCGCCGCCACCACCGTCCCGCTGACGAACGCGCTGGGCGGCGACTGGCGGCTCGGCCTGGGCGTCTGGGGCCTGCTCGCGCTGGCCGCGCTGGCGCTCTGGCTGGTGGTGCTGTTCGCGCGCCGGGAGCGGGGCGCCGCCTCCTCCCCGGCGGCCGGCCCGCACGTGAAGCTGCCGATCCTGCGCAGCCGTACCGCGTGGGCGCTGGCCTTCTTCTTCGGCCTGCAGTCGACCAGCGCGTACAGCGCGATGGGCTGGCTGCCGAAGATCTACCACGACGCCGGGGTCTCCGAGTCGGCGTCCGGCGTGCTGCTGGCGCTGGTGATGGCGGTCAGCGTCCCGGTCTCCTTCCTGCTGCCGAACCTGGCGGCCCGCCGCGGCGACCAGCGGCTGTACGTGGTGGTGCTCGGCCTGTGCGGGATCGCCGGCTTCCTCGGACTGATGCTGGCCGCCGGCACGGTGCCGTGGCTGTGGGCGGTCCTGGTCGGCCTGTCGATGTGCGCGTTCCCGCTGGCGCTGACCATGCTCGGCCTGCGCGCCCGCACCCCGGGCGGGGTGACCCAGCTGTCGGCGTTCGCGCAGAGCCTGGGCTACCTGATCTCGATCCCGGGCCCGATCCTGATGGGCGCGCTCTACCAGAGCACCGGCCAGTGGTACCTGCCGCTGGGCCTGCTCGCGCTGCTGCTGGTGCCGCAGATGCTGGTCGGCCTGCGGGCGGCCCGGGCCCGGCACATCGAGGACGAGGCCGTCGGTTAG
- a CDS encoding SGM_5486 family transporter-associated protein, with product MPVLDPNPQGGQKKLLQMLGLIAGIVTVIAIVASLANAMG from the coding sequence ATGCCAGTACTCGATCCCAACCCGCAGGGCGGGCAGAAGAAGCTGCTGCAGATGCTCGGCCTGATCGCCGGCATCGTGACGGTGATCGCGATCGTCGCCAGCCTCGCGAACGCGATGGGCTGA
- a CDS encoding MBL fold metallo-hydrolase, producing MSGADPGRKARRRLAAAAALALAGAAAWALREVPAQFGRRPDASDPRLRASPQYRDGVFHNAPSEVSAGAPGRPDGATLRRMLFEKEGRVPDGPVPLAVPEVADGASRGVAVTWFGHASALLELDGCRVLVDPIWSDRCSPSQLTGPKRLHPVPVELAELPQVDAVLISHDHYDHLDMATVRRLVELQSAPFAVPLGIGGHLRRWGVPEHRIIELDWDETCTLGELTLTLTAAHHFSGRSLVRNTTLWGSWVVAGPERRVFFTGDSGYFEGFARIGELHGPFDAALMAIGAYDPAWADIHLNPEEAVRAHLDLRGGLLLPIHWCTFNLAPHRWAEPVERLLAEAKQQGVPVAVPRPGQRVETANPPEPDGWWEALS from the coding sequence ATGAGTGGTGCAGACCCTGGCCGGAAGGCCCGGCGGCGGCTGGCGGCCGCGGCGGCCCTGGCGCTGGCGGGTGCGGCGGCGTGGGCGCTGCGCGAGGTGCCGGCCCAGTTCGGGCGGCGGCCGGACGCGTCGGACCCGCGGCTGCGGGCGTCCCCGCAGTACCGGGACGGAGTGTTCCACAACGCGCCGTCCGAGGTGTCGGCCGGGGCCCCCGGTCGGCCGGACGGGGCGACGCTGCGCCGGATGCTGTTCGAGAAGGAGGGCCGGGTGCCGGACGGTCCGGTGCCGCTGGCGGTGCCGGAGGTGGCGGACGGGGCGTCCCGGGGCGTCGCGGTGACCTGGTTCGGGCACGCCTCGGCGCTGCTGGAGCTGGACGGCTGCCGGGTGCTGGTCGACCCGATCTGGTCGGACCGCTGCTCGCCCTCGCAGCTGACCGGCCCGAAGCGGCTGCACCCGGTGCCGGTGGAGCTCGCCGAACTGCCGCAGGTCGACGCGGTGCTGATCTCGCACGACCACTACGACCACCTGGACATGGCGACGGTGCGCCGGCTGGTGGAGCTGCAGTCGGCGCCGTTCGCGGTGCCGCTGGGCATCGGCGGGCACCTGCGCCGCTGGGGCGTGCCGGAGCACCGGATCATCGAGCTGGACTGGGACGAGACCTGCACGCTCGGCGAGTTGACGCTGACGCTGACCGCCGCGCACCACTTCTCCGGCCGCAGCCTGGTCCGTAACACCACGCTGTGGGGCTCCTGGGTGGTGGCGGGCCCGGAGCGGCGGGTGTTCTTCACCGGCGACTCCGGCTACTTCGAGGGCTTCGCCCGGATCGGCGAGCTGCACGGCCCGTTCGACGCGGCGCTGATGGCGATCGGCGCGTACGACCCGGCCTGGGCGGACATCCACCTGAACCCGGAGGAGGCGGTGCGGGCGCATCTGGACCTGCGCGGCGGGCTGCTGCTGCCGATCCACTGGTGCACCTTCAACCTGGCGCCGCACCGCTGGGCGGAGCCGGTGGAGCGGCTGCTGGCGGAGGCCAAGCAGCAGGGCGTGCCGGTGGCGGTGCCGCGACCGGGGCAGCGGGTGGAGACCGCCAACCCGCCGGAGCCGGACGGCTGGTGGGAGGCGCTCTCCTGA
- a CDS encoding FadR/GntR family transcriptional regulator: protein MALSATRRTPLSDQVIAQLRAQITSGEWPVGSRIPTEAELVDQLGVARNTIREAVRALAHNGLLDIRQGSGTYVLATSELAGVLHRRFADADQDQVAELRSTLETSAAGFAALRRTPRDLELLDAALGRRDAAWHAGVPEDFIQADAAFHQAVVAAAHNDVLAAVYADLGEVLRAHLRHDVGPDLLPHRWVPHDAILDAVRAGDPERAADEAGRAIGFCKKNP, encoded by the coding sequence TTGGCGCTGTCGGCCACTCGCCGCACCCCGCTCTCCGACCAGGTGATCGCCCAGCTCCGGGCCCAGATCACCTCCGGCGAGTGGCCGGTGGGATCACGCATCCCCACCGAAGCCGAGCTCGTCGACCAGCTCGGCGTCGCCCGCAACACCATCCGGGAGGCCGTCCGCGCCCTGGCGCACAACGGGCTGCTCGACATCCGCCAGGGCTCCGGCACCTACGTGCTGGCCACCAGCGAACTGGCCGGCGTGCTGCACCGCCGCTTCGCCGACGCCGACCAGGACCAGGTCGCCGAGCTGCGCTCGACCCTGGAGACCTCGGCGGCCGGCTTCGCCGCGCTCCGCCGCACCCCGCGCGACCTCGAACTCCTCGACGCCGCGCTGGGCCGCCGGGACGCGGCCTGGCACGCCGGCGTCCCGGAGGACTTCATCCAGGCCGACGCCGCCTTCCACCAGGCCGTGGTCGCCGCCGCCCACAACGACGTGCTCGCCGCCGTCTACGCCGACCTCGGCGAGGTGCTCCGCGCCCACCTCCGGCACGACGTCGGCCCCGACCTGCTCCCGCACCGCTGGGTCCCGCACGACGCCATCCTCGACGCCGTCCGGGCCGGCGACCCCGAGCGGGCCGCCGACGAGGCCGGCCGCGCCATCGGCTTCTGCAAGAAGAACCCGTAG
- a CDS encoding TldD/PmbA family protein has translation MPPSALDPQFLSYPLRPLADAALSRARQLGVSHADFRLERVRSASWRLRDARPAGSSDTVQLGFAVRVLLDGAWGFAAGVDLTPEAAAAVAEQAVAVARLSGGISRAAGSAERVELAPEPVYPAAEWVSAYELNPFDVPDAEKTGLLADWSSRLLAADGVSHVSAAVLTVQENKFYADTAGTVTTQQRVRLHPWLEATSVDERTGAFDSMRTIAPPAGRGWEYLRGTGWDWDAELAELPELLAQKMRAPSVAAGRYDLVIDPSNLWLTIHESIGHATELDRALGYEAAYAGTSFATFDQLGSLKYGSELMHVTGDRTAEHGLATIGYDDEGVATQSWDLIRDGVLVGYQLDRPMARLKGFGRSNGCAYADSPAHVPVQRMANVSLQPAAGGPDTAGLVSQVENGLYIVGDRSWSIDMQRYNFQFTGQRAYAIRDGELAGQVKDFAYQATTTDFWGSMSAVGGPQTYVLGGAFNCGKAQPGQVAAVSHGCPSALFRQVNVLNTQQEAGH, from the coding sequence ATGCCCCCCTCCGCGCTGGACCCTCAGTTCCTCTCCTACCCGTTGCGCCCGCTGGCCGACGCGGCCCTGTCGCGGGCCCGGCAGCTGGGCGTCTCGCACGCCGACTTCCGCCTGGAGCGGGTCCGTTCGGCGTCCTGGCGGCTGCGGGACGCCCGGCCGGCCGGCTCGTCGGACACGGTGCAGCTGGGCTTCGCGGTCCGCGTCCTGCTGGACGGCGCCTGGGGCTTCGCGGCCGGCGTCGACCTGACGCCGGAGGCGGCCGCGGCGGTCGCCGAGCAGGCGGTGGCGGTGGCCCGGCTGTCGGGCGGGATCAGCCGGGCGGCGGGCTCGGCCGAGCGGGTCGAGCTGGCCCCCGAGCCGGTCTACCCGGCCGCCGAGTGGGTCTCCGCGTACGAGCTGAACCCGTTCGACGTGCCGGACGCGGAGAAGACCGGCCTGCTGGCCGACTGGTCGTCCCGGCTGCTGGCCGCCGACGGCGTCTCGCACGTGTCGGCCGCCGTGCTGACCGTGCAGGAGAACAAGTTCTACGCGGACACCGCGGGCACCGTGACCACCCAGCAGCGGGTGCGCCTGCACCCGTGGCTGGAGGCCACCAGCGTGGACGAGCGGACCGGCGCGTTCGACTCGATGCGCACCATCGCGCCGCCGGCCGGGCGCGGTTGGGAGTACCTGCGCGGCACGGGCTGGGACTGGGACGCCGAACTGGCCGAGCTGCCCGAGCTGCTGGCGCAGAAGATGCGGGCACCGAGCGTCGCCGCGGGCCGCTACGACCTGGTGATCGACCCGTCCAACCTGTGGCTGACCATCCACGAGTCGATCGGCCACGCCACCGAGCTGGACCGCGCGCTGGGCTACGAGGCGGCCTACGCGGGCACCTCGTTCGCCACCTTCGACCAGCTGGGCAGCCTGAAGTACGGCTCCGAGCTGATGCACGTCACCGGCGACCGGACGGCCGAGCACGGCCTGGCCACCATCGGCTACGACGACGAGGGCGTGGCCACCCAGTCCTGGGACCTGATCCGCGACGGCGTCCTGGTCGGGTACCAGCTCGACCGCCCGATGGCCCGGTTGAAGGGCTTCGGCCGCTCCAACGGCTGCGCCTACGCCGACTCCCCGGCGCACGTGCCGGTGCAGCGGATGGCCAACGTCTCGCTCCAGCCGGCCGCCGGCGGCCCGGACACCGCGGGCCTGGTCTCCCAGGTCGAGAACGGGCTGTACATCGTCGGCGACCGCTCCTGGTCGATCGACATGCAGCGCTACAACTTCCAGTTCACCGGCCAGCGCGCCTACGCCATCCGGGACGGCGAACTCGCGGGCCAGGTCAAGGACTTCGCCTACCAGGCCACCACCACCGACTTCTGGGGCTCGATGAGCGCCGTCGGCGGCCCGCAGACGTACGTGCTCGGCGGGGCCTTCAACTGCGGCAAGGCCCAGCCGGGCCAGGTCGCCGCGGTCAGCCACGGCTGCCCGTCCGCGCTGTTCCGCCAGGTCAACGTGCTCAACACCCAGCAGGAGGCGGGTCACTGA
- a CDS encoding metallopeptidase TldD-related protein, protein MSLTHPHELVERALELSRADGCVVIADEESTANLRWAGNALTTNGVTRGRRLTVISTVAGATGTASGVVAQEAVTLDEVERLVRAAEAAARAAEPAEDAQPLIAGRAADPRFTEAPETTDIGVFTAFAPALGEAFARARAGGELLYGFARHERTTSYLGSSTGLRLRHDQPTGTVELNAKTADLSGSAWAGAATRDFTDVDVTALHTDLTRRLGWGRKRVDLPAGRYETLLPPSAVADLMVYLSWSAGARDAVEGRSVFSRQGGGTRIGEQLSPLPLTLRSDPAEPGLQAAPFVLAHSSGENDSVFDNGSPLAATDWLRDGRLAHLLTTRHSAGLAGLPLTPPVDNLVLETSAPGAPTLEEMVARTERGLLLTCLWYIREVDPATLLLTGLTRDGVYLVENGEVVGAVNNFRFNESPVDLLGRITEVGRTERCLPREWGDWFTRAAMPPVRVPDFNMSSVSQAS, encoded by the coding sequence ATGTCCCTCACGCACCCCCACGAGCTGGTGGAACGCGCCCTCGAACTCTCCCGCGCCGACGGCTGCGTGGTGATCGCCGACGAGGAGTCCACCGCCAACCTGCGCTGGGCCGGCAACGCCCTGACCACCAACGGCGTCACCCGCGGCCGCCGCCTCACCGTGATCTCCACCGTGGCCGGCGCCACCGGCACCGCCTCCGGCGTGGTCGCCCAGGAGGCCGTCACGCTCGACGAGGTCGAGCGGCTGGTGCGCGCCGCCGAGGCCGCCGCCCGGGCCGCCGAGCCCGCCGAGGACGCCCAGCCGCTGATCGCCGGCCGGGCCGCCGACCCGCGCTTCACCGAGGCCCCGGAGACCACCGACATCGGCGTGTTCACCGCCTTCGCCCCGGCCCTCGGCGAGGCCTTCGCCCGGGCCCGGGCCGGCGGCGAACTGCTGTACGGCTTCGCCCGGCACGAGCGCACCACCTCCTACCTGGGCAGCTCCACCGGCCTGCGGCTGCGCCACGACCAGCCCACCGGCACGGTCGAACTGAACGCCAAGACCGCCGACCTGTCCGGCTCGGCCTGGGCCGGCGCCGCCACCCGGGACTTCACCGACGTCGACGTCACCGCCCTGCACACCGACCTGACCCGCCGCCTGGGCTGGGGCCGCAAGCGGGTCGACCTGCCGGCCGGCCGGTACGAGACACTGCTGCCGCCCTCGGCCGTCGCCGACCTGATGGTCTACCTCTCCTGGTCGGCCGGCGCGCGGGACGCGGTGGAGGGCCGCTCGGTCTTCTCCAGGCAGGGGGGCGGCACCCGGATCGGCGAGCAGCTCAGCCCGCTGCCGCTGACCCTGCGCTCCGACCCGGCCGAACCCGGCCTGCAGGCCGCGCCGTTCGTCCTCGCGCACTCCTCCGGCGAGAACGACTCGGTGTTCGACAACGGCTCCCCGCTGGCCGCCACCGACTGGCTGCGCGACGGTCGGCTCGCCCACCTGCTGACCACCCGGCACTCCGCCGGCCTGGCCGGCCTGCCGCTCACCCCGCCGGTCGACAACCTGGTGCTGGAGACCTCCGCCCCGGGCGCGCCCACGCTGGAGGAGATGGTCGCCCGCACCGAGCGCGGCCTGCTGCTCACCTGCCTCTGGTACATCCGCGAGGTCGACCCGGCGACCCTGCTGCTCACCGGCCTCACCCGGGACGGCGTCTACCTGGTCGAGAACGGCGAGGTGGTCGGCGCCGTCAACAACTTCCGCTTCAACGAGTCCCCGGTGGACCTGCTCGGCCGGATCACCGAGGTGGGCCGCACCGAACGCTGCCTGCCCCGCGAGTGGGGCGACTGGTTCACCCGGGCGGCGATGCCGCCGGTCCGGGTGCCCGACTTCAACATGAGCTCGGTCAGCCAGGCCTCCTGA